From Trichoplusia ni isolate ovarian cell line Hi5 chromosome 8, tn1, whole genome shotgun sequence, one genomic window encodes:
- the LOC113497025 gene encoding zinc finger protein on ecdysone puffs-like isoform X1: protein MYRLVTGIPTSNWSNSEQDEFRCRRLTSESENLTIINFSCIGVKRVQQIIGINYCIMSSRGRGYGGRGSYNGGRGSTYRGSYRGSSSRGSYESRGGRGGYSSYNNESRYTSGSASRYNSSRDRMEDYKKAYRSESSASYSNRDYGGRSGSPDRKRMRMEGSSSDRRSHDGGGHYGGSYGARQESYSSERRSFGGEDRRRSPNRESYRKPSGMGPPREVARPATRPRAVRRSFRGRSMRSRASFRGAPRSRGTFTSRRYSERSLGYTRAFRSLKGRSSSVKSKEEASSTEEDWDADEKEEAVEEKKETKIKSPKVEPEVSDSEQVEGGEDTDKEPDAASDTAPPRPRPYVHLACVHCKEKCATFAAYVKHLVSSKHRAAMSGVARRHKAQLLRMRVAQRGAQRELETAAGAVLAARTTFCPVCRLNHRTTRHAHNLTDTHRAMKRFLMPFCQICRLTFRSPMIYEHHICSLEHLKRKASQSARRVSPKAEASGDEGMDVDLDNFMTLDSVGDVDEVEDDDSGGEKKDEASPKKTKVEINIGSEHIKKMEVWWCELCRVYLPRVETGGTEEAEALRRHCRLRIHLGRYVQHRDTRTLRKHAERIHRQLHQQKEEEKETITSESGDKKSIKPEAAEENKKKLDNGADNSTASGSEDKLWADVDKDIGELLREVDPQGNEGSDDEEDLGRYDKFRKSDKKTKTTENGENPVDTADAPIEKSNTEISNTPA, encoded by the exons ATGTATCGTCTCGTAACGGGCATCCCTACGTCGAACTGGTCGAACAGCGAGCAAGACGAGTTTCGTTGTCGACGACTGACGAGTGAGAGTGAAAATTTGACGATTATAAATTTTAGCTGCATAGGTGTAAAACGTGTGCAACAAATAATCGGTATTAATTACTGCATA aTGTCATCCCGAGGCAGAGGCTATGGGGGTCGAGGAAGTTACAATGGGGGACGAGGAAGCACTTACAGAGGATCATATAGAGGGAGTAGCAGTCGAGGCTCTTACGAAAGTCGCGGAGGTCGCGGTGGATACTCATCTTATAACAATGAATCCAGATACACTAGCGGCAGTGCTAGCAGATACAATTCCAGCCGTGACAGAATGGAGGATTATAAAAAAGCTTATCGTTCT GAGAGTTCAGCTAGTTATTCTAATCGAGATTATGGTGGCCGCTCAGGTTCACCAGACCGGAAAAGAATGAGAATGGAG GGCTCCTCGAGCGATAGACGTAGCCATGATGGTGGCGGCCATTACGGCGGATCATATGGCGCTCGACAAGAGAGTTACAGCAGCGAAAGGAGATCGTTCGGTGGAGAAGATCGGAGACGCTCGCCTAACCGAGAGAGCTACCGCAAGCCGAGCGGAATGGGCCCGCCGCGAGAGGTGGCGCGGCCCGCCACGCGGCCGCGCGCCGTGCGACGATCCTTCCGCGGCCGCTCGATGCGCTCGCGGGCCTCCTTCCGAGGCGCCCCGCGCTCACGCGGTACATTTACCTCTAGGCGATACAGCGAAAGATCGCTGGGTTACACCCGTGCGTTCCGATCACTCAAAGGCCGAAG CAGCTCAGTCAAGTCCAAGGAAGAAGCATCCTCAACAGAAGAAGATTGGGATGCAGATGAAAAAGAGGAAGCCGTTGAAGAAAAAAAGGAGACTAAAATTAAATCGCCCAAG GTAGAACCAGAAGTTTCAGACAGTGAACAGGTCGAAGGGGGCGAAGATACGGACAAAGAACCAGACGCCGCATCAGATACGGCGCCGCCTCGGCCGCGACCATACGTGCATCTAGCCTGCGTGCATTGCAAGGAGAAATGTGCTACTTTTGCG GCGTACGTGAAGCACCTGGTGTCCAGCAAGCACCGCGCCGCCATGAGCGGCGTGGCGCGGCGCCACAAGGCGCAGCTGCTGCGCATGCGCGTGGCGCAGCGCGGCGCGCAGCGGGAGCTGGAGACGGCGGCGGGCGCGGTGCTGGCGGCGCGCACCACGTTCTGCCCCGTGTGCCGCCTCAACCACCGCACCACGCGCCACGCGCACAACCTCACCGACACGCACCGCGCCATGAAGCGCTTCCTCATGCCCTTCTGCCAGATCTGCAGACTTACTTTCCGATCGCCCATGATATACGAACATCACATTTGCTCATTGGAACATCTCAAG AGAAAAGCCAGCCAGTCAGCTAGACGTGTAAGCCCAAAGGCTGAAGCAAGCGGTGACGAAGGAATGGATGTGGATTTAGACAACTTTATGACTCTTGACTCAGTTGGAGATGTTGATG AGGTAGAAGATGACGATTCCGGCGGCGAAAAGAAAGATGAAGCATctcctaaaaaaacaaaagttgaaaTAAACATTGGCAGCGAACATATCAAAAAAATGGAG GTCTGGTGGTGTGAATTGTGCAGAGTGTACTTGCCGCGCGTCGAAACAGGCGGCACGGAAGAAGCTGAAGCATTGCGCCGCCATTGTCGCTTACGAATTCATCTTGGTCGTTATGTGCAACACCGTGACACTCGCACTTTACGCAAGCACGCGGAAAGAATTCATCGCCAGTTGCATCAGCAAAAAG aagaAGAGAAAGAAACAATCACTTCTGAATCTGGTGataaaaagtcaataaaaccTGAAGCTGCtgaagaaaataagaaaaagcttGACAATGGTGCTGATAATTCTACTGCTTCTG GGAGTGAGGATAAACTGTGGGCTGATGTGGACAAGGATATTGGAGAATTACTGCGTGAAGTAGATCCCCAAGGCAATGAAGGCAGTGATGATGAGGAAGACCTTGGAAG GTACGATAAATTCAGGAAGAGCGACAAGAAAACCAAGACTACTGAAAATGGTGAAAATCCAGTGGATACTGCAGATGCTCCCATTGAGAAAAGCAATACGGAAATAAGTAATACACCtgcttaa
- the LOC113497025 gene encoding zinc finger protein on ecdysone puffs-like isoform X4, which produces MSSRGRGYGGRGSYNGGRGSTYRGSYRGSSSRGSYESRGGRGGYSSYNNESRYTSGSASRYNSSRDRMEDYKKAYRSESSASYSNRDYGGRSGSPDRKRMRMEGSSSDRRSHDGGGHYGGSYGARQESYSSERRSFGGEDRRRSPNRESYRKPSGMGPPREVARPATRPRAVRRSFRGRSMRSRASFRGAPRSRGTFTSRRYSERSLGYTRAFRSLKGRSSSVKSKEEASSTEEDWDADEKEEAVEEKKETKIKSPKVEPEVSDSEQVEGGEDTDKEPDAASDTAPPRPRPYVHLACVHCKEKCATFAAYVKHLVSSKHRAAMSGVARRHKAQLLRMRVAQRGAQRELETAAGAVLAARTTFCPVCRLNHRTTRHAHNLTDTHRAMKRFLMPFCQICRLTFRSPMIYEHHICSLEHLKRKASQSARRVSPKAEASGDEGMDVDLDNFMTLDSVGDVDEVEDDDSGGEKKDEASPKKTKVEINIGSEHIKKMEVWWCELCRVYLPRVETGGTEEAEALRRHCRLRIHLGRYVQHRDTRTLRKHAERIHRQLHQQKEEEKETITSESGDKKSIKPEAAEENKKKLDNGADNSTASGSEDKLWADVDKDIGELLREVDPQGNEGSDDEEDLGRYDKFRKSDKKTKTTENGENPVDTADAPIEKSNTEISNTPA; this is translated from the exons aTGTCATCCCGAGGCAGAGGCTATGGGGGTCGAGGAAGTTACAATGGGGGACGAGGAAGCACTTACAGAGGATCATATAGAGGGAGTAGCAGTCGAGGCTCTTACGAAAGTCGCGGAGGTCGCGGTGGATACTCATCTTATAACAATGAATCCAGATACACTAGCGGCAGTGCTAGCAGATACAATTCCAGCCGTGACAGAATGGAGGATTATAAAAAAGCTTATCGTTCT GAGAGTTCAGCTAGTTATTCTAATCGAGATTATGGTGGCCGCTCAGGTTCACCAGACCGGAAAAGAATGAGAATGGAG GGCTCCTCGAGCGATAGACGTAGCCATGATGGTGGCGGCCATTACGGCGGATCATATGGCGCTCGACAAGAGAGTTACAGCAGCGAAAGGAGATCGTTCGGTGGAGAAGATCGGAGACGCTCGCCTAACCGAGAGAGCTACCGCAAGCCGAGCGGAATGGGCCCGCCGCGAGAGGTGGCGCGGCCCGCCACGCGGCCGCGCGCCGTGCGACGATCCTTCCGCGGCCGCTCGATGCGCTCGCGGGCCTCCTTCCGAGGCGCCCCGCGCTCACGCGGTACATTTACCTCTAGGCGATACAGCGAAAGATCGCTGGGTTACACCCGTGCGTTCCGATCACTCAAAGGCCGAAG CAGCTCAGTCAAGTCCAAGGAAGAAGCATCCTCAACAGAAGAAGATTGGGATGCAGATGAAAAAGAGGAAGCCGTTGAAGAAAAAAAGGAGACTAAAATTAAATCGCCCAAG GTAGAACCAGAAGTTTCAGACAGTGAACAGGTCGAAGGGGGCGAAGATACGGACAAAGAACCAGACGCCGCATCAGATACGGCGCCGCCTCGGCCGCGACCATACGTGCATCTAGCCTGCGTGCATTGCAAGGAGAAATGTGCTACTTTTGCG GCGTACGTGAAGCACCTGGTGTCCAGCAAGCACCGCGCCGCCATGAGCGGCGTGGCGCGGCGCCACAAGGCGCAGCTGCTGCGCATGCGCGTGGCGCAGCGCGGCGCGCAGCGGGAGCTGGAGACGGCGGCGGGCGCGGTGCTGGCGGCGCGCACCACGTTCTGCCCCGTGTGCCGCCTCAACCACCGCACCACGCGCCACGCGCACAACCTCACCGACACGCACCGCGCCATGAAGCGCTTCCTCATGCCCTTCTGCCAGATCTGCAGACTTACTTTCCGATCGCCCATGATATACGAACATCACATTTGCTCATTGGAACATCTCAAG AGAAAAGCCAGCCAGTCAGCTAGACGTGTAAGCCCAAAGGCTGAAGCAAGCGGTGACGAAGGAATGGATGTGGATTTAGACAACTTTATGACTCTTGACTCAGTTGGAGATGTTGATG AGGTAGAAGATGACGATTCCGGCGGCGAAAAGAAAGATGAAGCATctcctaaaaaaacaaaagttgaaaTAAACATTGGCAGCGAACATATCAAAAAAATGGAG GTCTGGTGGTGTGAATTGTGCAGAGTGTACTTGCCGCGCGTCGAAACAGGCGGCACGGAAGAAGCTGAAGCATTGCGCCGCCATTGTCGCTTACGAATTCATCTTGGTCGTTATGTGCAACACCGTGACACTCGCACTTTACGCAAGCACGCGGAAAGAATTCATCGCCAGTTGCATCAGCAAAAAG aagaAGAGAAAGAAACAATCACTTCTGAATCTGGTGataaaaagtcaataaaaccTGAAGCTGCtgaagaaaataagaaaaagcttGACAATGGTGCTGATAATTCTACTGCTTCTG GGAGTGAGGATAAACTGTGGGCTGATGTGGACAAGGATATTGGAGAATTACTGCGTGAAGTAGATCCCCAAGGCAATGAAGGCAGTGATGATGAGGAAGACCTTGGAAG GTACGATAAATTCAGGAAGAGCGACAAGAAAACCAAGACTACTGAAAATGGTGAAAATCCAGTGGATACTGCAGATGCTCCCATTGAGAAAAGCAATACGGAAATAAGTAATACACCtgcttaa
- the LOC113497025 gene encoding zinc finger protein on ecdysone puffs-like isoform X2, with protein sequence MYRLVTGIPTSNWSNSEQDEFRCRRLTSESENLTIINFSCIGVKRVQQIIGINYCIMSSRGRGYGGRGSYNGGRGSTYRGSYRGSSSRGSYESRGGRGGYSSYNNESRYTSGSASRYNSSRDRMEDYKKAYRSESSASYSNRDYGGRSGSPDRKRMRMEGSSSDRRSHDGGGHYGGSYGARQESYSSERRSFGGEDRRRSPNRESYRKPSGMGPPREVARPATRPRAVRRSFRGRSMRSRASFRGAPRSRGTFTSRRYSERSLGYTRAFRSLKGRSSVKSKEEASSTEEDWDADEKEEAVEEKKETKIKSPKVEPEVSDSEQVEGGEDTDKEPDAASDTAPPRPRPYVHLACVHCKEKCATFAAYVKHLVSSKHRAAMSGVARRHKAQLLRMRVAQRGAQRELETAAGAVLAARTTFCPVCRLNHRTTRHAHNLTDTHRAMKRFLMPFCQICRLTFRSPMIYEHHICSLEHLKRKASQSARRVSPKAEASGDEGMDVDLDNFMTLDSVGDVDEVEDDDSGGEKKDEASPKKTKVEINIGSEHIKKMEVWWCELCRVYLPRVETGGTEEAEALRRHCRLRIHLGRYVQHRDTRTLRKHAERIHRQLHQQKEEEKETITSESGDKKSIKPEAAEENKKKLDNGADNSTASGSEDKLWADVDKDIGELLREVDPQGNEGSDDEEDLGRYDKFRKSDKKTKTTENGENPVDTADAPIEKSNTEISNTPA encoded by the exons ATGTATCGTCTCGTAACGGGCATCCCTACGTCGAACTGGTCGAACAGCGAGCAAGACGAGTTTCGTTGTCGACGACTGACGAGTGAGAGTGAAAATTTGACGATTATAAATTTTAGCTGCATAGGTGTAAAACGTGTGCAACAAATAATCGGTATTAATTACTGCATA aTGTCATCCCGAGGCAGAGGCTATGGGGGTCGAGGAAGTTACAATGGGGGACGAGGAAGCACTTACAGAGGATCATATAGAGGGAGTAGCAGTCGAGGCTCTTACGAAAGTCGCGGAGGTCGCGGTGGATACTCATCTTATAACAATGAATCCAGATACACTAGCGGCAGTGCTAGCAGATACAATTCCAGCCGTGACAGAATGGAGGATTATAAAAAAGCTTATCGTTCT GAGAGTTCAGCTAGTTATTCTAATCGAGATTATGGTGGCCGCTCAGGTTCACCAGACCGGAAAAGAATGAGAATGGAG GGCTCCTCGAGCGATAGACGTAGCCATGATGGTGGCGGCCATTACGGCGGATCATATGGCGCTCGACAAGAGAGTTACAGCAGCGAAAGGAGATCGTTCGGTGGAGAAGATCGGAGACGCTCGCCTAACCGAGAGAGCTACCGCAAGCCGAGCGGAATGGGCCCGCCGCGAGAGGTGGCGCGGCCCGCCACGCGGCCGCGCGCCGTGCGACGATCCTTCCGCGGCCGCTCGATGCGCTCGCGGGCCTCCTTCCGAGGCGCCCCGCGCTCACGCGGTACATTTACCTCTAGGCGATACAGCGAAAGATCGCTGGGTTACACCCGTGCGTTCCGATCACTCAAAGGCCGAAG CTCAGTCAAGTCCAAGGAAGAAGCATCCTCAACAGAAGAAGATTGGGATGCAGATGAAAAAGAGGAAGCCGTTGAAGAAAAAAAGGAGACTAAAATTAAATCGCCCAAG GTAGAACCAGAAGTTTCAGACAGTGAACAGGTCGAAGGGGGCGAAGATACGGACAAAGAACCAGACGCCGCATCAGATACGGCGCCGCCTCGGCCGCGACCATACGTGCATCTAGCCTGCGTGCATTGCAAGGAGAAATGTGCTACTTTTGCG GCGTACGTGAAGCACCTGGTGTCCAGCAAGCACCGCGCCGCCATGAGCGGCGTGGCGCGGCGCCACAAGGCGCAGCTGCTGCGCATGCGCGTGGCGCAGCGCGGCGCGCAGCGGGAGCTGGAGACGGCGGCGGGCGCGGTGCTGGCGGCGCGCACCACGTTCTGCCCCGTGTGCCGCCTCAACCACCGCACCACGCGCCACGCGCACAACCTCACCGACACGCACCGCGCCATGAAGCGCTTCCTCATGCCCTTCTGCCAGATCTGCAGACTTACTTTCCGATCGCCCATGATATACGAACATCACATTTGCTCATTGGAACATCTCAAG AGAAAAGCCAGCCAGTCAGCTAGACGTGTAAGCCCAAAGGCTGAAGCAAGCGGTGACGAAGGAATGGATGTGGATTTAGACAACTTTATGACTCTTGACTCAGTTGGAGATGTTGATG AGGTAGAAGATGACGATTCCGGCGGCGAAAAGAAAGATGAAGCATctcctaaaaaaacaaaagttgaaaTAAACATTGGCAGCGAACATATCAAAAAAATGGAG GTCTGGTGGTGTGAATTGTGCAGAGTGTACTTGCCGCGCGTCGAAACAGGCGGCACGGAAGAAGCTGAAGCATTGCGCCGCCATTGTCGCTTACGAATTCATCTTGGTCGTTATGTGCAACACCGTGACACTCGCACTTTACGCAAGCACGCGGAAAGAATTCATCGCCAGTTGCATCAGCAAAAAG aagaAGAGAAAGAAACAATCACTTCTGAATCTGGTGataaaaagtcaataaaaccTGAAGCTGCtgaagaaaataagaaaaagcttGACAATGGTGCTGATAATTCTACTGCTTCTG GGAGTGAGGATAAACTGTGGGCTGATGTGGACAAGGATATTGGAGAATTACTGCGTGAAGTAGATCCCCAAGGCAATGAAGGCAGTGATGATGAGGAAGACCTTGGAAG GTACGATAAATTCAGGAAGAGCGACAAGAAAACCAAGACTACTGAAAATGGTGAAAATCCAGTGGATACTGCAGATGCTCCCATTGAGAAAAGCAATACGGAAATAAGTAATACACCtgcttaa
- the LOC113497025 gene encoding zinc finger protein on ecdysone puffs-like isoform X3: protein MHLKTKMSHDISNNEIDVFVISQMSSRGRGYGGRGSYNGGRGSTYRGSYRGSSSRGSYESRGGRGGYSSYNNESRYTSGSASRYNSSRDRMEDYKKAYRSESSASYSNRDYGGRSGSPDRKRMRMEGSSSDRRSHDGGGHYGGSYGARQESYSSERRSFGGEDRRRSPNRESYRKPSGMGPPREVARPATRPRAVRRSFRGRSMRSRASFRGAPRSRGTFTSRRYSERSLGYTRAFRSLKGRSSSVKSKEEASSTEEDWDADEKEEAVEEKKETKIKSPKVEPEVSDSEQVEGGEDTDKEPDAASDTAPPRPRPYVHLACVHCKEKCATFAAYVKHLVSSKHRAAMSGVARRHKAQLLRMRVAQRGAQRELETAAGAVLAARTTFCPVCRLNHRTTRHAHNLTDTHRAMKRFLMPFCQICRLTFRSPMIYEHHICSLEHLKRKASQSARRVSPKAEASGDEGMDVDLDNFMTLDSVGDVDEVEDDDSGGEKKDEASPKKTKVEINIGSEHIKKMEVWWCELCRVYLPRVETGGTEEAEALRRHCRLRIHLGRYVQHRDTRTLRKHAERIHRQLHQQKEEEKETITSESGDKKSIKPEAAEENKKKLDNGADNSTASGSEDKLWADVDKDIGELLREVDPQGNEGSDDEEDLGRYDKFRKSDKKTKTTENGENPVDTADAPIEKSNTEISNTPA from the exons ATGCATTTGAAAACGAAAATGTCTCATGATATTTCTAATAACGAAATAGATGTATTCGTCATCTCTCAA aTGTCATCCCGAGGCAGAGGCTATGGGGGTCGAGGAAGTTACAATGGGGGACGAGGAAGCACTTACAGAGGATCATATAGAGGGAGTAGCAGTCGAGGCTCTTACGAAAGTCGCGGAGGTCGCGGTGGATACTCATCTTATAACAATGAATCCAGATACACTAGCGGCAGTGCTAGCAGATACAATTCCAGCCGTGACAGAATGGAGGATTATAAAAAAGCTTATCGTTCT GAGAGTTCAGCTAGTTATTCTAATCGAGATTATGGTGGCCGCTCAGGTTCACCAGACCGGAAAAGAATGAGAATGGAG GGCTCCTCGAGCGATAGACGTAGCCATGATGGTGGCGGCCATTACGGCGGATCATATGGCGCTCGACAAGAGAGTTACAGCAGCGAAAGGAGATCGTTCGGTGGAGAAGATCGGAGACGCTCGCCTAACCGAGAGAGCTACCGCAAGCCGAGCGGAATGGGCCCGCCGCGAGAGGTGGCGCGGCCCGCCACGCGGCCGCGCGCCGTGCGACGATCCTTCCGCGGCCGCTCGATGCGCTCGCGGGCCTCCTTCCGAGGCGCCCCGCGCTCACGCGGTACATTTACCTCTAGGCGATACAGCGAAAGATCGCTGGGTTACACCCGTGCGTTCCGATCACTCAAAGGCCGAAG CAGCTCAGTCAAGTCCAAGGAAGAAGCATCCTCAACAGAAGAAGATTGGGATGCAGATGAAAAAGAGGAAGCCGTTGAAGAAAAAAAGGAGACTAAAATTAAATCGCCCAAG GTAGAACCAGAAGTTTCAGACAGTGAACAGGTCGAAGGGGGCGAAGATACGGACAAAGAACCAGACGCCGCATCAGATACGGCGCCGCCTCGGCCGCGACCATACGTGCATCTAGCCTGCGTGCATTGCAAGGAGAAATGTGCTACTTTTGCG GCGTACGTGAAGCACCTGGTGTCCAGCAAGCACCGCGCCGCCATGAGCGGCGTGGCGCGGCGCCACAAGGCGCAGCTGCTGCGCATGCGCGTGGCGCAGCGCGGCGCGCAGCGGGAGCTGGAGACGGCGGCGGGCGCGGTGCTGGCGGCGCGCACCACGTTCTGCCCCGTGTGCCGCCTCAACCACCGCACCACGCGCCACGCGCACAACCTCACCGACACGCACCGCGCCATGAAGCGCTTCCTCATGCCCTTCTGCCAGATCTGCAGACTTACTTTCCGATCGCCCATGATATACGAACATCACATTTGCTCATTGGAACATCTCAAG AGAAAAGCCAGCCAGTCAGCTAGACGTGTAAGCCCAAAGGCTGAAGCAAGCGGTGACGAAGGAATGGATGTGGATTTAGACAACTTTATGACTCTTGACTCAGTTGGAGATGTTGATG AGGTAGAAGATGACGATTCCGGCGGCGAAAAGAAAGATGAAGCATctcctaaaaaaacaaaagttgaaaTAAACATTGGCAGCGAACATATCAAAAAAATGGAG GTCTGGTGGTGTGAATTGTGCAGAGTGTACTTGCCGCGCGTCGAAACAGGCGGCACGGAAGAAGCTGAAGCATTGCGCCGCCATTGTCGCTTACGAATTCATCTTGGTCGTTATGTGCAACACCGTGACACTCGCACTTTACGCAAGCACGCGGAAAGAATTCATCGCCAGTTGCATCAGCAAAAAG aagaAGAGAAAGAAACAATCACTTCTGAATCTGGTGataaaaagtcaataaaaccTGAAGCTGCtgaagaaaataagaaaaagcttGACAATGGTGCTGATAATTCTACTGCTTCTG GGAGTGAGGATAAACTGTGGGCTGATGTGGACAAGGATATTGGAGAATTACTGCGTGAAGTAGATCCCCAAGGCAATGAAGGCAGTGATGATGAGGAAGACCTTGGAAG GTACGATAAATTCAGGAAGAGCGACAAGAAAACCAAGACTACTGAAAATGGTGAAAATCCAGTGGATACTGCAGATGCTCCCATTGAGAAAAGCAATACGGAAATAAGTAATACACCtgcttaa